The Scophthalmus maximus strain ysfricsl-2021 chromosome 7, ASM2237912v1, whole genome shotgun sequence genome includes a window with the following:
- the malt3 gene encoding mucosa-associated lymphoid tissue lymphoma translocation protein 1: MMIRELFIVRHPLSVCVPVNHPVTLSVRAEGTGVLRYQWFSEEDNEVFGGTQADLTIRPRKTQLYVCRVNDHFCNCVFTKWVKVKVWDIDKSGLPVHWQGELNIAVNPKPQTIRPGSKLALRCVAFGIPAPDYQWYRNGLPLTDMTGDTLWIDRATAEHGGTYLCSISNKLDEIWTKPVDVDIVQTEHLPPAAPTATDKVALLIGNLNYTNHPALMAPIMDVHELANLLQQLGFRVVSLLDLTREEMLAAIEKFIQLLDTGVYGLFYYAGHGYECAGRNYLVAVDAPQPYKPENCVCVQRVMLEMQQKQTALSVILLDTCRKWYNQDRIPSAIMPLKPFGNTVYGYATCEDAEAFEVQDGRKSTGIFTKYLNKHILQADKVTHVLERVSEDLGRDPLVTDKQAVEVKHTLKEPRSLADPVRATGHTRELHLREACWRQANELPRKKRLMFPCRVEVEVSFSALFSNVLVAFASVKTIGPRTQDCTVSLSSIPPMEDIFSGPDKSEDMDTLLFNNSHNPDCTMRLCALQKLKESLVIKVDLHYTHTDSKLRQTESKHLDTGRPLVASCKLYRRRNHAVTDRRHKDAAAQSMGNISGSKQTPPGPCRPFTRKAVCAAKVAITRSNEPEENDETDL; this comes from the exons ATGATGATCAGAG AACTGTTTATAGTGCGccatcctctctctgtgtgcgtaCCTGTGAACCACCCGGTGACTCTGAGTGTCCGTGCCGAGGGCACAGGGGTCCTCAGATACCAGTGGTTCAGCGAAGAGGACAATGAG gttTTCGGTGGCACTCAAGCAGACCTGACAATCAGACCCAGAAAGACACAGCTCTATGTGTGCCGAGTGAATGACCACTTCTGTAACTGCGTGTTCACCAAatgggtgaaggtgaaggtgtgGGACATTGATAAATCAG GTTTGCCAGTACACTGGCAGGGCGAGCTGAACATTGCCGTCAACCCTAAACCCCAGACAATCCGACCAGGTTCGAAGCTCGCTCTCCGCTGCGTTGCCTTTGGCATTCCTGCTCCAGACTACCAGTGGTACAGAAATGGACTGCCCCTGACAGATATGACTGGTGACACGCTGTGG ATTGACCGTGCGACAGCTGAACATGGAGGCACGTACCTGTGCTCGATATCTAACAAGCTGGATGAGATATGGACTAAACCAGTGGATGTTGACATCG TACAAACTGAGCATCTACCTCCGGCAGCACCCACAG CCACAGACAAAGTTGCCCTACTTATTGGCAACCTGAATTACACCAACCACCCCGCCTTGATGGCCCCCATCATGGACGTGCATGAGCTGGCCAACCTCCTACAGCAGCTCGGCTTCAGAGTGGTTTCCCTGCTGGATCTCACCAGGGAGGAGATGCTGGCAGCGATTGAAAAGTTCATCCAGCTCCTTGACACAGGAGTTTATG GCCTTTTCTACTATGCGGGTCATGGGTACGAGTGTGCCGGGAGGAATTACTTGGTAGCGGTCGATGCTCCACAACCATACAAACctgaaaactgtgtgtgtgtgcagagggtCATGCTTGAAATGCAGCAAAAACAGACGGCACTTAGTGTAATCCTGCTGGATACCTGTCGAAAATG GTACAACCAGGATCGCATACCTTCAGCCATCATGCCACTGAAACCTTTTGGGAATACAGTTTATGGTTATGCCAC ATGTGAAGATGCTGAGGCTTTTGAGGTCCAGGACGGACGGAAAAGTACTGGAATCTTCACCAAGTACTTGAACAAGCACATACTTCAGGCCGACAAGGTCACCCACGTCTTAGAGAGGGTGTCTGAGg ATCTAGGCAGAGACCCTTTAGTAACAGACAAGCAGGCCGTGGAGGTCAAACACACCCTGAAGGAACCTCGATCCCTTGCAGATCCAGTTCGGGCCACAGGCCACACAAGGGAACTACACCTGCGAGAGGCCTGCTGGAGACAAGCAAACG AGCTACCACGGAAGAAGCGTCTGATGTTTCCTTGCAGAGTAGAGGTGGAAGTCAGCTTCTCAGCTTTGTTCTCCAATGTCTTGGTGGCTTTTGCCTCAGTAAAGACTATCGGCCCCCGAACCCAGGACTGCACCGTATCTCTGAGCAGCATACct CCAATGGAAGACATATTTTCCGGCCCTGACAAGTCAGAGGATATGGACACGCTACTATTTAACAATTCCCATAACCCAGACTGCACAATGAGGCTTTGTGCTCTTCAGAAGCTTAAG gAATCATTGGTTATCAAGGTGGATCTACACTAtactcacacagacagtaaGCTGCGCCAGACAGAGAGCAAACACTTGGACACGGGAAGACCCCTGGTGGCCTCCTGTAAATTATACAGGAGGAGGAATCATGctgtgacagacagaagacaCAAAGATGCTGCTGCTCAAAGTATGGGCAACATTTCAGGCAGCAAACAGACTCCGCCTGGTCCCTGTCGTCCTTTCACCAGAAAGGCAGTGTGCGCTGCTAAAGTTGCCATTACGAGGAGCAACGAACCCGAGGAGAATGATGAGACTGATCTGTGA